The genomic stretch gagataatccttaccgagttgacttgagcctttgtccgcttggtggaggcctctttgagggtgatagtgctaaacaagtcatttgtgaggcattgttgctttTGACGGGCCCttgaagccaaggaccttagtttacctttaccccatcttggccttacttaggatgtgatgcggtgaccacttcggaccaaaagtctggtttggttgatacgcgatatcacactcaagcgagattcttttgagaataatattggaaagcgagcagttgcttaacccggtattatccgaagaaggatccataaccttgggaacttttagaacccgtttggcaggtgaaacttagaacttatcttggggctttgtcctaaactccatgctggtgatgaactttgagccttgtattgtttgaccatgtttgtgtttgttgcattcatgcatgacatgcattcattcccatcatttcaacctttttccaaggaacttaaagtgaggattgcaaatattgtaggaaacatggattttggacggagaagtgtgaaaaagtacaatctcatcaatccaaagatagatgaactaaagaaactggtttcttcgatcgcagatcctattggtttcagagacagatatggggcacttatatctttattgacacttaggatggaagaagggttattgcagacattagtacagttctatgatccagtctatcactgtttcacattcccagactatcaactcatgcctacattggaagagtatgcccagttgcttcacatcccagttgctgatacagtacctttctctggttcagaaaagttacccgagcacagttctcttgcaaaagtgttgtacatgaagaagtcagaattcaagaataacttcaccaccaaaggcggacttccaggtttcactgcctttcttattttgccagtcaaggttgtgatattattgtggagcatctgttTGCCTTGTTAatctacggtttgttactatttcctaatattgaaggttttgtggattcatatgctatacgcatcttcctaagtggtaatcctgttccaactttgctcggagacacctatcattccatccattaccgtactttgaaaggaggaggaaccatagtctgctgtataccgttactctacaaatggtttgtctctcatcttcctaagtcagctactttttgggatcgcaagtcaggacttcagtggtcacagaggattatgtctcttacccagtcagatattgcatggtatagtagagttttagacgatgtgaagatcattgatagttgcggggagttccccaatgtgcccctcatgggcacaaagggaatcatttcttataatccagtacttgctaggagacaactcggttaccctatgaaggacaagcctcctaacattcttttagaaggtattttcttgagggataacgaggaggaccctaccatgaaagagagagtagtaagagcttggcatcgtgtttgtcgcaaagggagacttgaattgggtaagaaagattgtacctcctatgagccgtacctccagtggatcagagccagagctatacagttgaaaatgccatacccacatcatgatcctatcaaacccgctccgttgaagaccccctaccttccgctagatgacaaagaagaactccaagccaccttggaTAGGGTCGagaaagagagagacgcttggaaggataaggcccaggtgctcgaaatggaaaatgaagaacttcagagacagttaaaggagtagagtggagaagatcgtgcaggtaaacgtccaagggtgcaagaggatttattttcctcaggcacaacagattactcccagattccacagtcctcaggtgcatggaaaggtcttgtagacagtttggtgaaggagaaagcttttatgcagaaggcctatgaagaaagaattgagagacttgaaggacaactcctacttgtttatgctcgtcctgatgacacatgtccttaaatggttttcttggttgtattttgggttgataactttgtatattttgataaaaatgcttaaaatgaaaatatttgttttgttatcaaaaatgtttgcaattctatcttttccttcacttagagttccttggaaaatcattcattttgcatatccatgcatcacgtgcatacaggttgtctgtcttggtccagtcttctaacaattgcttcccgccagcagatccatttcaagctgacgcataattacaacacaagagccaactacaaaagaagaatggagataacagataacgagaaccgagaattgaaagctcaggttgaccgcctttctgctatggtcgagacattgatagcaaaccaagcagcccaagctgctcaacttcaaacagcacaagctcaggttgccgaagcataagatgcacagatccaggcgcaagcacaggcagcagagatgcgcaaccaaatgttaaccgcccgtctacaagcagaggaagcctaggctagggctcaagttcataattcaggacagacttcggcacagaatcaacctcaaattcagaatcagacaacagcagcacccgtcactacagtcatcgcttcagaaatcaacgctgtcccagtcacttctgttaccatcacagcatcctgtccttgggaaatacccagggatcttaatcaggatagatatcaacaagagttcgttccaccaaatgctcctgtcttcactaatgtgcctcccgttgttcactatactcctcacctaggagaacctatctatcacggccctaccccaagtgaggatcctggtctcaatgatagaatggatgaattccaggatcagttagcggaattacaaaaagagataaaagctcTTCGTGGGAAAGAACTGTTTGGCAGAGATGTAAATGATATGTTTTTGGTTCGAGACGTAAGGATGCCAGCAAAATTTAAACTACCAgaatttgaaaagtacaaaggaagTTCTTTTCCACAGACCCATTTGGTTATGTACGTGCGAAAGATGTCAATGTACACCAACGACCAAAGGATGCTCATTCATTGTTTTCAAGACAGCCTTACCGGTGCAGCTTTACGCtggtatatgggattagacagttctcagatcaagactttcaacgatttaggcgaggcctttatcaaacattacaaatacaaccttgataatgtgccagaccgagatcagttgaggtcCATGCAACAAAGAGAAAAGGAGACATTCCGTGAATACGCGCAAAGGTGGCGCGAAATTGCAGCACAGATTGTTCCACCtatggaagaaaaggagatgacgaAAGTGTTCTTAAAGACTCTTGATACTttttattacgagaggatgattgCAAGCGCTCCTACAGACTTTACTGACATGGTAAACATGGGAGTCCGTTTAGAGGAAGCAGTTCGAGAAGGGCGTCTAGTCAGAGAAGGAAGTTCATCTTCAAGCGGGGCAAAGAGGTACGACGGTTTTATGAAAAAGAAGGAACAAGAAACTAATGTTGTGTCCTATAATCATCCAAGAAGGATCAATTATCCTTACCATTCCCAACACCAACATATAGCAGCCGTGACTCCAGTAATCACTTCCGCTCCAGTTCAAGTCCAATACCCTCAGCAGCGTACCAACCGCTTCCAACAGAATACTCAGTATTAGCAAcaacatcaacctcaacaacatcaacatcagtTACAACAACGTCCACCACAGCAGCAAAGAAGAAccaattttgatccaattccaatgtcatatgcagaattgtatccagCTTTGATCACTAAAAACCTTGTGCAACCACGACCACGACCTCTTGTACCAGAAGTGCTAccttggtggtacaaaccagagGTATCTTGTCCCTTTCATCAGAATGCTCCAGGTCATGACTTAGACAATTGTTTTGCTTTAAATTTGGAAGTACAGAAGTTGACAAGAGCAGGTATCCTGACCTTCAAGAACATGGGTCCCAATGTGAAGGACAATCCAATGCCAAGTCATGGTCCTTCATCAGTGAACAATATAGAAGTTTGTCTCAATGAACAACGTGTTACGAAAATAGAGGAGATTCGGCGGTCTTTGGTTGAAATTCATTTTGTTTTATGTGCTCATGGTCTATTCCAACATGACCACCAGATCTGTGGTACATGTTCGGTCAATTCAAGAGGTTGTAGGAAGATTCAATATGATTTGCAAGGCGTCCTTGATCAGGGTTTGATTCAGATTTCTAGACAAGTGAGTTCTCCAGAATCACAAGAACAAGAAGTGAATGTCATCATTCCTTGCTTCAACATTCTAGAGAAAGTAGAGATAGCTTATCATCCGAGGGAGCCGATGGTGATTTGCCCTCCGGGCCCAATGCCTTACACTTCAGATAAAGCGGTCCCCTACCGCTATGCAGCAACTATTATTGAGAACGGTAAAGAGGTCGAGATTAAAACCTTAGCCTCAGTTACCAATATCGCAGCAAATAGCCGAATGACGCGCAGTGGCCGCGTGTTCGCTCCGCCGGTTATCCCAAGTAGAAATGTTGAGAAAGATCCAGTAGTCGTGGTACCAGTGACAAGAGAAGCAGAAGGGCAAACAAGCAATTCAACCATTGACAAAGAAACAAATGAACTACTCAGAATTATCAAGCTCAGTGACTACAAAGTGGTAGATCAGTTGCTacagacaccgtcaaaaatctcgaTCCTGTCCTTATTATTGAACTCAGCTGTCCACAGAGAAGCACTACTGAAGGTGCTTGATCAAGCCTTTGTAGAACAGGATATAACAGCAGAGCAGTTCAACAATGTTGTAGGCAGTATCACTTCGTGCAATGGCTTAggcttttgtgatgaagaactgCCAGAAGAAGGAAAGAATCACAACTTCGCTCTCCATATCTCAGCCAATTGTCAAGGGGATTCTTTGTCTAATATCCTAATTGACACCGGTTCATCTCTGAATGTCATGCCCAAGTCTACCTTGTTGAAGCTAAAGTACAAAGGGGGGCAAATGCGGCACAGTGGAATTATTGTGAAGGCGTTCGATGGATCAAGAAAAACAGTCATTGGAGAAGTTGATTTTCCTATTGGTATTGGACCACACGTattccagatcactttccaggttatggacataGTGCCAGCTTATAGCTGTCTGCTCGGAcgcccatggattcatgaggcgggTGCCATTACATCCACGttacaccaaaagttaaagtttgtcaagaatgggcAAATAGTGACGGTTAATGGGGAGCAGTCTATGCTGATTAGCCACCTTTCATCGTTTAGTGTGATAGAAGTAGACGAGACGGCTGTTGAAACTCCATTTCAGACCCTGACCATTGATGATCACAAGAAAAGTGAAGGTTCAATCGCGTCATTCAAAGACGCCCAGCAGATTGTCAAGACAGGTCCTACAGAAATATGGGGCAAGGTGATAGAGTTTCCAGAAAACGTTAACCATACAGGATTAGGCTTTGTTGGTGGAAAACAAGTGCAGACTTCAGTGGTGCGACCTTTCAAAGATATCTTTCACAGTGGTGGGTTTATCAACATGGTAGCAGTTGAAGAGGATACTTTTGAGAAAAAGACAGAAGACGAAGGCCCCAGATTTGTGACACCaggagtagttatgaagaactggaccgtagttgacatcccacattgtgtccacatatcaaagtaattaagctcgtcagttttcaaaaatcttccgctttagcccaaagcgcgaagcattaattttgtaaaatgggcacttttgtcaaaaacgtactatcaatgaaaaagatcttttgtgttccCATACACTTGGGTCTTTTTATCTTTTCAGCCttttcggaaaatggtaacaaaaaaaaaaccttaaaaagaacacatttttgcatgtcatggtcagtcctctaaaaacaattgtttgtgcaggttacttaaacccgttgaacacaatgacatcatgccctctcccaactttgaacattctgtattcgaagctgaagaggaagagtgggatgagattccagaagaggtcgcccgccagcttgaaaatgaagaagacactattcaTCCATACAAGGAACCtttggaaacaatcaacttgggttcggaagaaaatgtgaaagaagtcaaaattggagcattgttatccccacaggtcaaggagcaattgatcagcctgttgaaagagtatgtagatgtatttgcttggtcttatcaagatatgcctggtctcgacactgacatcgtagagcacaagctacctttgaagccagaatgtccaccggtcaaacagaaattaagaagaacacatccagatatggccgtcaagattaaagaagaagttctgaagcaaatagatgctggttttcttgccacttcagtgtatccagagtggatagcaaatattgtgccagttcctaagaaggacgggaaggtacgaatgtgtgtcgactatcgtgacttaaatagaacaagcccaaaggatgatttccccctgcctcacattgacatgttggtagacaatacagcaaagtttgacatattctccttcatggacggattctcctggtataaccagatcaaaatggctcccgaagacatggaaaaaactaccttcataacaccatggggaacattctgttatcaagtaatgccgtttgggttgaagaacgcaggtgctacttaccagcgagccatgacaacgctctttcacgacatgatgcacaaagagattgaggtttatgtggatgacatgatcgcgaagtctcgttcagaagaaggtcacttagtagatctattgaagctgtttcaacgattgaggaagttccgtcttcgcctcaatccgaacaaatgcacatttggcgtcaggtcaggtaaactcttgggcttcattgtcagccaaaaaggcattgaagttgatccagataaagtaaaagctatccaagagatgcccgcaccaaaaacagaaaggcaagtgagaggttttctaggacgattgaactacatatcccggtttatttctcacatgactgccacttgtgaacctatcttcaaattgctgagaaagagtcagaattgtgtttggacagaggattgtcagaaagcatttgacagtatcaaagagtacctcatggagc from Lathyrus oleraceus cultivar Zhongwan6 chromosome 7, CAAS_Psat_ZW6_1.0, whole genome shotgun sequence encodes the following:
- the LOC127102348 gene encoding uncharacterized protein LOC127102348: MGPNVKDNPMPSHGPSSVNNIEVCLNEQRVTKIEEIRRSLVEIHFVLCAHGLFQHDHQICGTCSVNSRGCRKIQYDLQGVLDQGLIQISRQVSSPESQEQEVNVIIPCFNILEKVEIAYHPREPMVICPPGPMPYTSDKAVPYRYAATIIENGKEVEIKTLASVTNIAANSRMTRSGRVFAPPVIPSRNVEKDPVVVVPVTREAEGQTSNSTIDKETNELLRIIKLSDYKVVDQLLQTPSKISILSLLLNSAVHREALLKVLDQAFVEQDITAEQFNNVVGSITSCNGLGFCDEELPEEGKNHNFALHISANCQGDSLSNILIDTGSSLNVMPKSTLLKLKYKGGQMRHSGIIVKAFDGSRKTVIGEVDFPIGIGPHVFQITFQVMDIVPAYSCLLGRPWIHEAGAITSTLHQKLKFVKNGQIVTVNGEQSMLISHLSSFSVIEVDETAVETPFQTLTIDDHKKSEGSIASFKDAQQIVKTGPTEIWGKVIEFPENVNHTGLGFVGGKQVQTSVVRPFKDIFHSGGFINMVAVEEDTFEKKTEDEGPRFVTPGVVMKNWTVLARILTLWLADKSGRRLLLIVSSSAMTLSLLVVSISFYLKEYISPDSDLYATLSLVSVARVVVMVIAFSLGLGAMPWIIMPEILPINIKGLAGSFATLANWFFSWLVTLTANLLLDWSSGVSHTKPKTNAEESKNECWKQYMQLELLALEKTDLKYNR